One genomic segment of Borrelia miyamotoi includes these proteins:
- a CDS encoding type Z 30S ribosomal protein S14, which translates to MAKKSMIVKALRKPKYKTRQKNRCKLCGRPKGYMRDFGICRICFRHHASAGLIPGVSKSSW; encoded by the coding sequence ATGGCTAAAAAGTCAATGATAGTTAAGGCCTTACGAAAGCCAAAATATAAAACAAGACAAAAAAATAGATGTAAATTATGTGGGCGTCCAAAGGGATATATGAGAGATTTTGGTATATGTCGTATATGCTTTAGGCATCATGCATCTGCAGGACTAATTCCTGGTGTCTCAAAATCAAGCTGGTAA
- the secY gene encoding preprotein translocase subunit SecY, translating to MKGLFFSLFTIRDLRGKFLFTLFILFIFRVGSYLPIPGIDPVALRSYFKSQSDFSITNYFDFFSGGAFSNFSIFMLSIGPYISASIIIQLLVYSFPSLKKMQEGEHGKKKIKKYTKYLTIVAAVAQGYATSLYAKSIPGALNIPFYRYIFIAILTVTTGTFILLWFGEQINQKGIGNGVSLIIFSGIVVRLQAALFNLFQSMRDPSQNINPVFVILVLSVFILVVMLIIYEYKAQRRIAIHYARATTKNTVSSYLPIKLNPSGVLPVIFASVLITLPLQILSGFAGVSVLSRQILSYLRPNGFYYTLLNVVLIIGFTYFYSKIQLSPKDISNNIRKNGGTIPGIKADEMEGYLDSIMNRTLFSGSIFLSIIAIIPFLVQNIFRFPYDVSRIMGSSSLLIMVGVALDTLIQIDAYLKTQGLSRRTSKQYAFLQKI from the coding sequence ATGAAAGGGTTATTTTTTAGTTTATTTACAATTAGGGATTTAAGAGGTAAATTTTTATTTACTCTGTTTATTCTTTTTATTTTTAGGGTTGGCTCTTATTTGCCAATTCCTGGAATAGATCCTGTGGCTCTTAGAAGTTATTTTAAGTCTCAGTCAGATTTTTCAATTACGAATTATTTTGATTTTTTTTCAGGCGGTGCTTTTAGTAATTTTTCCATATTTATGCTTAGTATAGGTCCTTATATTTCAGCATCAATTATTATTCAGCTTCTTGTTTACTCTTTCCCTTCTCTTAAAAAGATGCAAGAGGGAGAGCATGGAAAAAAGAAAATAAAAAAATATACTAAATATTTAACTATTGTTGCAGCAGTAGCTCAAGGATATGCTACGAGTCTTTATGCCAAAAGTATTCCAGGCGCACTTAATATCCCTTTTTATAGATATATTTTTATTGCTATTTTAACCGTTACAACGGGTACTTTTATTCTTTTGTGGTTTGGTGAGCAAATTAATCAGAAGGGAATTGGGAATGGTGTGTCTTTAATAATTTTTTCAGGTATAGTTGTTAGGCTTCAGGCGGCTTTGTTTAATTTGTTTCAAAGCATGCGAGATCCATCTCAAAATATTAATCCTGTATTTGTTATATTAGTTTTAAGTGTTTTTATTTTGGTTGTCATGTTAATTATATATGAATATAAGGCGCAAAGGCGTATTGCTATACATTATGCTAGAGCAACCACAAAAAATACAGTTAGTTCATATTTGCCAATTAAGCTTAATCCGTCAGGTGTTTTACCTGTTATTTTTGCATCAGTGCTTATTACTTTGCCTTTGCAAATTTTGAGTGGATTTGCAGGAGTTTCTGTTCTATCAAGACAAATTTTATCTTATTTAAGACCTAATGGATTTTATTATACATTATTAAATGTAGTCTTAATAATAGGATTTACATATTTTTATTCAAAAATACAATTAAGTCCAAAAGATATAAGTAATAATATTCGAAAAAATGGAGGAACTATTCCAGGTATAAAGGCAGATGAAATGGAAGGTTATTTAGATAGTATTATGAATAGAACGTTATTTTCAGGCTCTATTTTTTTATCTATTATTGCAATTATTCCATTTTTAGTGCAAAATATTTTCAGATTTCCTTATGATGTCTCAAGGATTATGGGTAGTTCTTCTCTGCTTATTATGGTAGGAGTAGCTCTTGATACATTAATTCAGATTGATGCGTATTTAAAGACTCAAGGATTGTCTCGTAGAACTAGCAAGCAGTATGCTTTTTTGCAAAAAATTTAG
- the rplX gene encoding 50S ribosomal protein L24: protein MKTKLKVGDNIKILCGKDKGKTGEIVNIDRKNFKVIIKSCNMVKKVVKARTPQEKSKIIDKEAPIDISNVMLFSSGVSSRIGIRFENDEKKRYLKKNGENV from the coding sequence ATGAAGACAAAATTGAAAGTAGGTGACAATATAAAGATTCTTTGTGGTAAAGATAAAGGTAAAACGGGCGAAATTGTTAACATAGATAGAAAAAATTTTAAGGTTATTATTAAGTCTTGTAATATGGTGAAGAAAGTTGTTAAGGCAAGAACGCCTCAAGAAAAGAGCAAAATAATTGATAAGGAAGCACCTATAGATATTTCAAATGTAATGTTATTTTCAAGTGGTGTATCTTCAAGAATAGGCATTAGATTTGAAAATGATGAAAAAAAGAGGTACCTTAAAAAGAATGGGGAGAATGTTTAG
- the rpsQ gene encoding 30S ribosomal protein S17 encodes MAKENKKELIGKVVSDKMSKTIVVEVVQRKMHPIYHKYLKVSRRVKAHDEREESKLGDTVKIIEARPVSKEKRWMLVEILEKSK; translated from the coding sequence ATGGCAAAAGAAAATAAGAAAGAGCTGATTGGAAAGGTTGTTAGTGATAAGATGAGTAAAACCATAGTTGTTGAAGTTGTTCAAAGAAAAATGCATCCTATCTACCATAAGTATTTAAAAGTTAGCAGAAGAGTGAAAGCGCATGATGAGAGAGAAGAATCAAAACTTGGAGATACAGTGAAAATTATTGAGGCTAGGCCTGTTAGTAAAGAAAAAAGATGGATGCTTGTTGAAATCTTGGAGAAGTCAAAGTAA
- the rpsE gene encoding 30S ribosomal protein S5, producing the protein MFREEEGVIVESQIHKKQIEKLISLNRVTKVVKGGRRFSFSAFMVVGNGEGQVGWGFGKANDASDAIKKSLTNARKNLRLVPIKKGTLPHMVIGDFKKAKVLIKPATQGTGIIAGGPVRSVMEALGVHDILSKSLGSNNSMNVVKATFKAFDLVLDARKVAKIRGKTLKTLWS; encoded by the coding sequence ATTTTTAGGGAGGAGGAGGGAGTTATAGTGGAATCTCAAATTCATAAGAAGCAAATAGAGAAATTAATATCATTAAATAGAGTTACTAAGGTCGTAAAGGGTGGGAGAAGATTTTCTTTTTCTGCTTTTATGGTTGTTGGTAATGGAGAGGGGCAGGTTGGCTGGGGATTTGGTAAGGCTAATGATGCTAGTGATGCAATAAAGAAGAGTTTAACGAATGCTAGGAAAAATTTAAGGCTTGTTCCTATTAAGAAAGGGACTCTTCCTCATATGGTCATTGGAGATTTTAAAAAAGCTAAAGTTTTAATTAAACCAGCTACTCAAGGTACTGGTATTATTGCAGGTGGGCCTGTTCGTTCTGTCATGGAAGCTTTGGGAGTTCATGATATTTTGAGTAAATCTCTTGGTTCAAATAATTCTATGAATGTAGTAAAGGCGACGTTTAAAGCATTTGATTTGGTTTTAGATGCTAGGAAAGTAGCAAAGATAAGAGGTAAAACTTTAAAGACTTTATGGAGTTAG
- the rplQ gene encoding 50S ribosomal protein L17 gives MKTKVGFNRLDRKSSHRKALLKNMVISFLRHEKIISTKAKLSEVKRFAEKLITRAKVDSVHNRREVSKFIHDKYVLNKLFTQISPLFKERKGGYTRVIKLGRRYGDAAEMAILELVDKTL, from the coding sequence ATGAAGACTAAGGTAGGATTTAATAGATTAGATAGAAAGTCAAGTCATAGAAAGGCACTTTTGAAAAATATGGTAATTTCTTTTTTAAGGCATGAAAAAATAATTTCTACTAAGGCAAAATTGAGTGAAGTTAAGAGGTTTGCTGAAAAATTAATTACAAGAGCTAAAGTTGATAGTGTGCATAATAGGAGAGAAGTATCAAAATTTATACATGATAAATATGTCCTTAATAAATTATTTACTCAAATTTCTCCTCTCTTTAAGGAGAGAAAGGGTGGTTATACTAGGGTTATTAAGCTAGGACGAAGGTATGGAGATGCAGCTGAGATGGCGATTCTTGAACTAGTTGATAAAACCTTATAA
- the rpmD gene encoding 50S ribosomal protein L30, with product MIKRKLRLQLKKTRFKASRSRHKNKVFIKKMKSNREILAKSDIKVEVQLKRSLIGKLDSKVKTLKALGLKRIGDRKIHILNKSIQGMLNSVISMILLSEVKNNG from the coding sequence ATGATTAAGAGAAAGTTAAGACTTCAGCTTAAAAAAACTAGGTTTAAAGCTTCGAGGTCTAGACATAAAAATAAGGTTTTTATTAAAAAAATGAAATCAAATAGAGAAATTCTTGCCAAAAGCGATATTAAAGTTGAGGTTCAACTTAAGAGGAGTCTTATTGGAAAATTGGATAGTAAGGTTAAGACATTGAAAGCTTTGGGATTAAAGAGAATAGGAGATAGGAAAATCCATATTTTAAATAAGTCTATTCAAGGCATGCTTAATAGTGTAATTAGCATGATCTTGTTAAGTGAGGTAAAGAATAATGGTTAA
- the rpsK gene encoding 30S ribosomal protein S11, which translates to MSTKVSTNKKKIKRSIGEGNVYIQATFNNTIVTVSDIRGNTLAWASAGGMGFKGAKKSTPYAAQMTTEAALGKVKDFGINYVHVFVKGPGIGRESAIRAVGSTGIIVKSISDVTPIPHNGCRPKKTRRV; encoded by the coding sequence TTGAGTACAAAGGTGTCAACTAATAAAAAAAAGATAAAAAGAAGTATTGGGGAAGGAAATGTTTATATACAGGCTACTTTTAATAATACAATCGTAACTGTATCAGACATAAGAGGAAATACTTTGGCTTGGGCAAGTGCAGGTGGAATGGGATTTAAGGGTGCTAAAAAATCAACGCCTTATGCTGCTCAGATGACCACAGAAGCTGCTTTAGGTAAGGTTAAGGATTTTGGTATTAATTATGTTCATGTTTTTGTGAAAGGTCCGGGAATTGGTAGAGAGTCTGCTATACGAGCTGTTGGGTCAACGGGTATAATTGTAAAATCAATCTCAGACGTTACTCCAATACCGCATAATGGATGTAGACCTAAAAAAACTAGGCGAGTTTAG
- the rny gene encoding ribonuclease Y: MSYITFSSILAGILGVVLGFVIRIILGRFSLLNLDKKLKRVQEEAILEIENERKRIISHTKAQMLKDKNQQDREIRERKNEVFNLERRLLQREETLDKRISALDKQQSRIDFKLKEFEQKEKIIRDKELSLVKKLENISGLTKEEARKIVIERIENESKRDAQVIINKSEQEAQLLADKVAKDILVSTMQRIVTEVSSEFTVTSVELPNDEMKGRIIGKEGRNIRVLETLIGADIIIDDTPEAVVISCFDPVRKEIAKRTLERLIADGRIHPARIEEVVYIVTNEINSIILEEGEKAVFDLNIHGFDKRLIRGLGRLYFRSSYGQNVLSHSKETAIIGEILAKEMKLDPVVVKRACLLHDIGKGMESISENSEGHAITGAELAQSCGESDIVVNAIAAHHNEIKPESFEAIVVQIADAISASRPGARRESLNNYISRLKRLEEIAYGFEGVQKCYAIQAGREVRIIVDNLLINDEKATMLARDIAKKIEIEMRYPGKIKVTIIRETRVIEYAR, encoded by the coding sequence ATGTCATATATTACTTTTTCTTCTATTCTTGCTGGTATCCTAGGTGTTGTATTAGGTTTTGTAATAAGAATTATTTTAGGTAGATTTTCTTTATTAAATTTAGATAAAAAACTGAAGAGAGTACAGGAAGAGGCAATCTTAGAGATAGAAAATGAAAGAAAGCGAATTATTTCACATACAAAAGCTCAAATGCTTAAAGATAAGAACCAGCAGGATAGGGAAATAAGAGAACGAAAAAATGAGGTTTTTAATTTAGAAAGAAGATTATTACAAAGAGAAGAAACTTTAGATAAGAGAATATCAGCTCTTGACAAGCAGCAAAGTAGGATTGACTTTAAGCTTAAGGAGTTTGAGCAAAAAGAAAAAATAATACGAGATAAGGAATTATCTCTTGTTAAAAAATTGGAAAATATTTCAGGTCTTACTAAAGAAGAAGCAAGAAAGATTGTAATTGAAAGAATTGAAAATGAGTCTAAAAGAGACGCTCAAGTAATTATTAATAAAAGTGAGCAAGAGGCTCAGCTCTTAGCAGACAAGGTAGCAAAAGATATATTAGTTTCTACTATGCAACGCATAGTAACTGAAGTTAGCTCTGAATTTACAGTTACTTCTGTTGAACTGCCTAATGATGAGATGAAAGGTAGAATTATCGGTAAAGAAGGGCGTAATATTAGGGTTCTTGAAACGTTAATAGGTGCAGATATTATCATTGATGACACTCCTGAAGCTGTAGTTATATCTTGTTTTGATCCAGTGAGAAAGGAAATAGCTAAAAGAACTCTTGAAAGGCTTATTGCTGACGGAAGAATTCACCCCGCAAGAATTGAAGAGGTCGTATATATTGTTACAAATGAGATTAATAGTATCATTCTTGAGGAAGGCGAGAAAGCAGTATTTGATTTAAATATACATGGATTTGATAAAAGGCTTATTAGAGGACTTGGAAGACTTTACTTTAGAAGCAGTTATGGTCAAAATGTTCTGAGTCATTCAAAAGAAACAGCAATAATAGGGGAAATTTTAGCTAAAGAGATGAAATTAGATCCGGTTGTTGTAAAAAGAGCATGTCTTTTGCATGATATTGGAAAGGGCATGGAGAGTATTTCTGAGAATAGTGAGGGACATGCTATTACAGGTGCTGAGCTTGCTCAGAGTTGTGGGGAGAGCGATATTGTTGTCAATGCTATTGCTGCGCATCATAATGAGATAAAGCCTGAAAGTTTTGAGGCTATTGTTGTTCAGATAGCTGATGCTATTTCTGCTTCGCGTCCTGGTGCAAGACGTGAAAGTTTGAACAATTATATAAGTAGGCTTAAGAGACTTGAAGAGATTGCGTATGGTTTTGAGGGTGTTCAGAAGTGTTATGCAATTCAAGCAGGTCGTGAAGTTAGAATTATTGTTGACAATCTATTAATTAACGATGAGAAAGCTACTATGCTTGCAAGAGATATTGCAAAGAAAATAGAAATTGAGATGAGGTATCCTGGTAAAATAAAAGTTACTATTATTCGTGAGACCAGAGTTATTGAGTATGCAAGATAA
- the rplF gene encoding 50S ribosomal protein L6 — protein sequence MSRIGKLPIKIVDSVKVDIKDNIITVEGKRGKLSQKIDNSIQVKVAGNNIIVERSFDDKQTRAFHGLYRSLIFNMVKGVSDGFSKSLTINGIGYRVEQQGNSLFLNLGYSTQFEYVIPEGISVRLDGNTKIAVEGINKCRVGQVAAEIRSLKVPEPYKGKGIKYDDEVIRRKVGKSGVKK from the coding sequence ATGTCACGTATTGGTAAACTTCCTATAAAAATAGTTGATTCTGTTAAAGTTGATATTAAGGATAATATAATAACAGTTGAGGGAAAGAGAGGCAAGTTAAGTCAAAAAATAGATAATAGCATTCAGGTTAAAGTTGCGGGTAACAATATTATTGTTGAACGTTCTTTTGATGATAAACAGACAAGAGCTTTTCATGGACTTTATCGAAGCTTGATTTTTAATATGGTTAAAGGAGTGTCTGATGGATTTTCAAAATCTCTTACTATCAATGGTATAGGATATAGGGTTGAACAGCAAGGGAATAGTCTTTTTTTGAATTTGGGGTATTCAACTCAATTTGAATATGTAATTCCGGAAGGAATTAGTGTTCGACTTGATGGTAATACCAAAATTGCTGTTGAGGGTATAAATAAGTGTAGAGTTGGTCAGGTTGCTGCTGAGATTAGAAGTTTAAAAGTTCCAGAGCCATATAAGGGAAAAGGAATTAAATATGATGATGAAGTAATCAGACGAAAAGTAGGAAAATCAGGGGTAAAAAAATAG
- the rpmC gene encoding 50S ribosomal protein L29 has translation MLKKFRDLTLEDMKAKILALKKEYMDLRFKVVVGHVENPLKKRELKRDIARLNTIIHEYEIGIRKV, from the coding sequence ATGTTAAAAAAATTTAGGGATCTTACTCTTGAAGATATGAAAGCTAAGATATTAGCTTTAAAAAAGGAATATATGGACTTAAGGTTTAAGGTTGTAGTTGGTCATGTTGAGAATCCTTTAAAAAAAAGAGAACTGAAACGAGATATTGCAAGGCTTAATACAATCATTCATGAGTATGAAATTGGGATTAGGAAGGTTTAA
- the rpsH gene encoding 30S ribosomal protein S8, which produces MAVTHSVGDMLTKIRNASRVKHESVDLKMSKINKSILELLKEEGYIKNYNIFDKKGISFIKATLNYDSKRNPAINRIDAISTPGRKVYSSYKNMPRIKNGYGILIVSSSKGVITGKQAKDNKVGGELICSVW; this is translated from the coding sequence ATGGCTGTTACACATTCAGTAGGAGATATGTTAACTAAGATAAGAAATGCAAGTAGAGTGAAGCATGAGTCTGTAGACTTAAAGATGTCTAAGATCAATAAGTCAATCTTGGAGCTTCTTAAAGAAGAAGGCTATATTAAGAATTATAATATCTTTGATAAGAAAGGTATTTCTTTTATTAAGGCAACACTTAATTATGATAGTAAAAGAAATCCGGCCATAAATAGAATCGATGCTATTTCAACTCCTGGTAGAAAGGTTTATTCTTCATATAAAAATATGCCAAGAATAAAAAATGGATATGGTATCTTAATAGTATCTTCTTCAAAAGGTGTTATTACTGGTAAGCAAGCCAAAGATAATAAAGTAGGTGGTGAGCTCATTTGCTCAGTTTGGTAA
- the rplN gene encoding 50S ribosomal protein L14, with protein sequence MVQVQTYLTVADNTGGKIAQCIKVLGGSKKRYARVGDIIVVAVKQAIPNSPIKKGEVHKAVVVRTSKEIRRKNGTYVRFDDNACVILDANLNPRGKRVFGPVARELRDANFMKVVSLASEVI encoded by the coding sequence ATGGTACAGGTTCAGACATATTTAACGGTTGCTGACAATACAGGTGGCAAGATAGCACAGTGCATAAAAGTTCTTGGTGGAAGTAAAAAGCGATATGCTAGGGTTGGAGATATAATAGTTGTTGCTGTAAAGCAAGCAATTCCCAATTCACCTATTAAGAAAGGAGAGGTGCATAAGGCTGTAGTTGTTAGAACATCAAAGGAGATAAGGCGTAAAAATGGGACTTATGTTAGATTTGATGATAATGCATGTGTTATACTTGATGCTAATTTGAATCCAAGAGGTAAAAGAGTTTTTGGACCTGTTGCAAGAGAGTTAAGAGATGCTAACTTTATGAAAGTTGTCTCATTAGCATCAGAGGTAATATAA
- the rplO gene encoding 50S ribosomal protein L15: MVKLKRPLGANKSRKIVGRGPGSGLGKTSGRGQKGQKARNTSPGVGFEGGQTPLYRRLPRRGFSNHDYKVRYEIVGLGDIDKKFETGDLVNYSTLLEKGLVSKNRKNIKILANGELTKKVSFEVSRISKSAEEFVTKIGCSIKLI, encoded by the coding sequence ATGGTTAAGCTAAAAAGGCCTTTAGGGGCTAATAAATCTCGAAAGATTGTTGGTAGAGGTCCAGGTTCTGGTCTTGGAAAGACTTCTGGTCGAGGCCAAAAAGGACAAAAAGCCAGAAATACTTCGCCAGGAGTTGGTTTTGAAGGTGGACAAACTCCTCTTTATAGGAGACTTCCAAGAAGAGGTTTTTCCAATCATGATTATAAAGTTAGGTATGAGATTGTGGGGCTTGGAGATATAGATAAAAAATTTGAGACCGGAGATTTAGTGAATTATAGTACTTTGTTAGAAAAAGGGCTTGTGAGTAAAAATAGAAAAAATATCAAAATTTTGGCTAATGGCGAGCTTACTAAGAAAGTTAGTTTTGAAGTTTCTCGTATTTCAAAGTCCGCTGAAGAATTTGTAACAAAAATTGGTTGCAGTATTAAATTGATTTAG
- a CDS encoding DNA-directed RNA polymerase subunit alpha yields the protein MSLGKLLKDFTIPDRIEFLRGEDNGSYGKFIIYPFEKGFGVTIGNTLRRVLLSSIEGYAVSAMRIQSNQSGSLKIVSSEFDLIPGVVEDTLEVIANIKNINLKLDEGVNSKTISINVNGKDTNVLKAAHLEREGVEVFNKDLVIATLSGEANLDFEFQVNYGRGYISSEQNAKYLEEVNTIAIDSIFSPIEKVTYFIEDTRVGQRSDYDKLVMEIWTTGVISAKDAIKKAASVVREFLLPLVNFEDKVVHSVEDSEFGDSDILNMSIEKLNLSVRSLNCLTKENVKTLGELISKTPEELSKARNFGKKSLEEIVEKLNSYGLFLGMPKAEALKILNKNDKVSN from the coding sequence ATGTCTTTAGGAAAGCTTTTGAAAGATTTTACTATACCTGATAGGATTGAGTTTTTAAGGGGAGAAGATAATGGCTCTTATGGAAAGTTTATAATATATCCTTTTGAGAAAGGTTTTGGTGTCACTATTGGAAATACTTTAAGACGAGTCTTGTTATCTTCTATTGAAGGATATGCTGTTTCTGCTATGAGAATTCAGTCTAATCAAAGTGGATCTTTGAAGATTGTTTCAAGTGAATTTGATTTAATACCTGGTGTTGTAGAAGATACACTTGAAGTAATTGCTAATATTAAAAATATTAATTTAAAGTTAGATGAGGGAGTTAACAGTAAAACGATAAGTATTAATGTTAATGGTAAAGATACTAATGTTTTAAAGGCAGCCCATCTTGAAAGGGAGGGTGTTGAGGTTTTTAATAAAGATTTAGTTATTGCTACACTTTCAGGTGAAGCGAATTTAGATTTTGAATTTCAGGTCAACTATGGGAGAGGGTATATTTCTTCTGAACAAAATGCGAAATATTTAGAAGAAGTTAATACCATTGCGATTGATTCTATATTTTCTCCAATAGAAAAGGTGACGTATTTTATTGAAGATACTAGAGTGGGACAAAGGTCTGATTATGATAAGCTTGTTATGGAAATTTGGACAACAGGTGTAATTAGTGCTAAAGATGCCATTAAAAAGGCAGCTTCTGTAGTGAGGGAGTTTTTACTTCCATTAGTTAATTTTGAAGATAAAGTTGTTCATTCTGTTGAGGATTCTGAATTTGGAGATTCTGATATACTTAACATGAGTATTGAGAAATTAAATTTGTCTGTCAGATCTCTGAATTGTTTAACTAAGGAAAATGTTAAAACTTTAGGAGAACTTATTAGTAAAACTCCAGAGGAACTTTCAAAAGCAAGAAATTTTGGTAAAAAAAGTTTAGAAGAGATAGTTGAAAAACTTAATTCTTATGGATTATTTTTGGGAATGCCTAAGGCAGAAGCTCTAAAAATCTTGAATAAGAATGATAAAGTATCTAATTAG
- the rplP gene encoding 50S ribosomal protein L16: MLSPKKVKYRKKQRGRLSGEAQKGNRISFGEYGLVSLETYFITARQIEAARIAMTRKVKRGGKIWIRIFPDIPYTKKPAETRMGKGKGGVDHWNAPVKLGTVMFEMAGVSRELAEEAMMLASYKLPVKTIFVIRRDLR; encoded by the coding sequence ATGTTAAGTCCTAAGAAGGTTAAGTATAGAAAGAAGCAAAGAGGAAGACTGTCAGGAGAAGCTCAAAAAGGTAACAGAATATCTTTTGGAGAGTATGGACTTGTTTCTCTTGAGACATATTTTATTACTGCAAGGCAAATTGAAGCTGCTCGTATTGCTATGACTCGTAAAGTTAAAAGGGGGGGTAAAATTTGGATTAGAATATTTCCAGATATACCTTATACTAAGAAGCCAGCTGAGACAAGAATGGGTAAAGGTAAGGGAGGTGTAGATCATTGGAATGCTCCTGTTAAACTTGGAACTGTTATGTTTGAGATGGCTGGGGTGTCTAGAGAACTTGCAGAGGAAGCTATGATGCTTGCTAGTTATAAGCTACCGGTTAAAACTATATTTGTGATAAGGCGAGATTTGAGGTGA
- the rplR gene encoding 50S ribosomal protein L18, protein MKKVREAEKRNIKRKKRIRDRIGFGVADRPRVTVFKSNRYFYVQVIDDIAGHTLASISTIEKDLKLKKNVVDVKKLGEVLAKKLKDKNISKLIFDRNGYKYHGLIASFATSLREAGIDF, encoded by the coding sequence ATGAAAAAAGTAAGAGAAGCTGAAAAAAGAAATATAAAACGTAAAAAGAGAATAAGGGATAGAATTGGATTTGGTGTTGCTGATAGACCTAGAGTTACAGTTTTTAAATCCAATAGATATTTTTATGTTCAAGTTATTGATGACATTGCCGGTCATACTCTTGCAAGTATTTCTACTATTGAAAAAGATCTTAAATTGAAAAAAAATGTTGTCGATGTAAAGAAACTTGGTGAAGTTCTTGCAAAAAAACTTAAGGATAAAAATATAAGCAAACTTATTTTTGATAGAAATGGTTATAAATATCATGGTCTTATTGCAAGTTTTGCAACTTCTTTGCGAGAAGCCGGTATTGATTTTTAG
- the rpmJ gene encoding 50S ribosomal protein L36, translated as MKVRASVKPICEKCKVIKRKGVVRIICNNLKHKQRQK; from the coding sequence ATGAAAGTTAGGGCGAGCGTAAAGCCGATTTGTGAAAAATGCAAAGTGATAAAAAGAAAAGGTGTTGTAAGAATCATTTGTAATAATCTTAAGCACAAACAAAGACAAAAGTAA
- the rplE gene encoding 50S ribosomal protein L5 — translation MSYVPELKRHYKDIVIKDLVSEFQYKSVMQVPKVEKIVVSMGVGDAVKNKKLLDSAVFELSQITGQKAVKTKAKKAIAGFKIRQGQEIGAKVTLRGNIMYEFLYKLINLALPRVKDFRGVNGNAFDGNGNYSFGIAEQIIFSEIDYDKIERISGLNITIVTTALNDREGKALLAKFGMPFSN, via the coding sequence ATGAGTTATGTTCCTGAGTTAAAGAGGCATTATAAAGATATTGTTATAAAAGATCTTGTTAGTGAATTTCAATATAAATCTGTTATGCAAGTTCCAAAAGTAGAGAAAATTGTTGTTTCTATGGGAGTGGGTGATGCTGTTAAAAATAAAAAGCTTTTAGATTCAGCTGTTTTTGAACTTAGTCAAATTACTGGGCAAAAGGCTGTTAAGACAAAGGCTAAAAAGGCCATTGCTGGATTTAAAATTAGACAAGGTCAAGAAATAGGTGCTAAGGTTACACTTCGAGGTAATATTATGTATGAGTTTTTATATAAACTTATTAATTTAGCGTTACCCCGTGTTAAGGATTTTAGGGGCGTAAATGGCAATGCTTTTGATGGTAATGGTAATTACTCTTTTGGAATAGCAGAGCAGATAATATTTTCTGAAATAGATTATGATAAAATAGAGAGGATATCTGGCTTGAATATTACAATAGTAACTACGGCTTTAAATGACAGAGAGGGTAAAGCTTTGCTTGCTAAGTTTGGTATGCCATTTAGTAATTAA
- the rpsM gene encoding 30S ribosomal protein S13, protein MARIAGIDLPNNKQLQIALTSIYGIGRARALEICKKTGILPERRAKDLDNDEVNKLRKIIENDYVIEGKLRSELAMSIKRLMDIACYRGLRHRKGLPLRGQRTKTNARTRKGKRKTVANKKMATK, encoded by the coding sequence ATGGCTAGAATAGCAGGAATAGATTTGCCAAATAATAAGCAACTTCAGATAGCTCTTACGTCTATTTATGGCATAGGAAGGGCAAGAGCTTTAGAAATTTGTAAAAAGACAGGTATTTTGCCGGAGAGAAGGGCTAAAGATTTGGATAATGATGAGGTGAATAAGCTTAGAAAGATAATTGAGAATGATTATGTTATTGAGGGAAAGCTTAGAAGTGAGTTAGCTATGTCTATCAAGAGGCTTATGGATATTGCCTGTTATAGGGGGCTTAGACATAGGAAAGGTTTACCCTTAAGGGGACAGAGAACTAAAACTAATGCAAGAACTAGGAAGGGCAAGAGAAAAACTGTAGCTAATAAAAAAATGGCTACTAAATAA